ATGAAAGTTCTACGCCTTCCAATAACCCTCCATTCCTCCGTTATGTACCATTGTCACGCTGCAAAAACGGACAATCACCATTCACGGaatgccttcaatctacaatggatatgcgaagacctcctacaaagctcacgatgaaggatgtagacatgttgaaagaaaatcatgtaatgcctttaacttcatccacaaatcctttgccCTCAAAGCCACTAAATGGATTTGTGAAGTCTTCACAAAGTCTGACAGAGCATGGTGTTCTACCAAGTAAACGGACGAAAGAATGGTTTGACCCAAAGGCATATAGGCTATTAGCCAAAGCAggctatgatttctcaaaacaaagcgGCTTAGGGAAACTAATTCCAGAAGCTACCGGAGAAAAGATGCACGATCTTAGTAAAACGCAACGGAAAATGCGAATTGAAGggcatgaaattcctatcccaaagaccggaataggttatactccagaaccaccggctcaaatatggatcaataaaagaagcaatgcttcaagttcccaatacataactgtagaggttgatgaaagtccgaatcaaagaaaagatcacTCTTCATCACGCATCTCAGTATTCGATCGCATTAAGGCTTCATCGTCACGAATTACAGTGTTCGACAGGTTGAATACGGCTTGTTTAACGTAAAGTCGGGACACTTTTGCGTGTGGATCAGTCTTTAATTGATTGGGGGCAACAAAAAGGCCCATTGATACTTGCTCTGAAAGTTCAATAAACTTTGAGgaccaaaaggaggagaaagctaATAATGAGATACGTAGTAGTATTCCTTCACGCATGAAGTGtaactttatcttggatatcaACACTGAAGGAGCTCTCAAAGTCAAAAGGCGAACAATTGTACACACAAGTCAGTCACTCGTCCACAATGAGTAAAATGAAGAAGTATCATCCTCGTTTCACATTATAGTAGAAGAAGATACACTATCAGATGATGAAGCCGCAAAGAATGAGGTCGATGAAGCTCCTCTAGCCTTGGAAGATGGAGTACAGGCTACAgttgatgaacttaaagagatcaatttaggaactactgaagaacctcgaccaactttcatcagtgcccttctcactcctacagaagaagaaggatacctCCAGCTCCTGgtaaaatataaagatgtgtttgcttggacttaCAAAGAAATGCCTGGGCTCAATCCAAGTATTGCTTTACACCATTTGGCAGTAAAGAAGGGCGTGCACCCAGTAAAACAATCTCAAAGACGCTTTCAGCTGGAGCTTATCCCTCAAATAGAAACTGAGgtcaataagctaattgagGCAGGCTTCATCCGTGAAGTACAGTATCCGGAGTGGATCGCTAATATCGTccctgtcaaaaagaagaatggacaaatccgggtgtgcgttgacttccgtgatctgaacaatgcatgtcccaaggatGATTTTCCGTTGCCTATCACTAAGATCATGGTTGATGCCACTACTAGTCATGAAGCcttatctttcatggatggctCTTCTGGTTATAACCAAATTCGAATGAATCCTAAGGATGAAAAGTTCACAGCTTTTCATACCCCTAAAGGTATTTACtgttacaaagtgatgccttttggattaaagaacgctggtgctacttatcaacgagccatgcaaaagatctttgataatgtacttcataagtACGTGGAGTGTTATGTCGATGATCTGGTGGTTAAATCAAAAAGGAGGGAAGACCATCTGGTAGATTTGCTATCCGTGTTCAACCGCTTAAGAAAGTATCAGCTTAAAATGAACCCTCGCAAATGTGCTTTCGGTGTAACATCCgggaaatttcttggtttcattGTAAGGCACCACGATATTGAAATTGACCAGTCCAAAATTGAAGCTATCCAGAAAATGCCAGAGCCCAAGAACCTGCGAGAACTTAGAGGCTTGCATGGAAAACTAGCTTACATACGACGATTTATTTCAAACCTGGCAAGTTGATGTCAACCTTTCAATAGATTAATGAAGAAGGATGCACACTTTCAATGGGATGAGGCTTGTAGCAATGCTTTTGCACAcatcaaaagatacttgctTAATCCTCCAGTTTTAGGTGCTCCTATCCCAGGAAAGCCTTTGGTGTTGTACATCGTGGCACAAGAAAGGTCTCTAGGTGCTCTTatggcacaagaaaataaagaagggaaagaaagagcccTTTATTATTTAAGTCGGACTCTCAATGGagcaaaattaaattattctcctatCGAAAAGATGTGCCTCGCTCTTTTCTTTGCTGGAGAAAAACTGGAGCACTATATGCAAGCACATACGGTCCGTTTGATAGCAAAGGTGGACCCGATTAAATATGTCCTCTCCAAGCCAGTGGTTTCGGGTCGCATAGCTCGATGGGCAGTCTTGCTGCAACAATACGATCTTGCATATGTTCCGCAAAAAGCTATCAAAGGACAAGTATTGGCAGATTTCTTAGCTGATCACCCAGTTCCATCTGATTGGGAGTTCTCTGATGATTTCCCAGACGAGGatgtgttttacattgaagtaatgccaccatggatgatgtttttcGATGGGGCTGCACGTCAAGAAAGAGCGGGGGCAGgtgtagtgtttgtttctccacaaCGAGAAATACTTCTATATTCGTTCTCATTAAGTGAACTTTGCTCTAACAATGTAGCCGAATATCAAGCATTGCTCATTAGTctacaaatggccattgaaattgGCATATCGCAACTCGAGATCTTTggggattccaaattaattatcaaccaaatctTGGAGCAGTATGATGTCAAGAAAGAGGACCTTGTCCCTTATTGCAAATATGCGAAGAAGTTGCTCACAAATTTTGAGGCAATTACATTGGAGCATATACCGAGAAAAGAGAATAGACAGGCTGATGCTTTAGCTAATTTGGCTACCACCTTAGCATTATCCCAAGAAGAGACCGCCAAAGTTGCTGTTTCCCAAAGGTGGGTGGTGCCTTCCgtgattgaagaagaaaaagaagaaaagcaagccAACGTCATCTCTGTATGCCTTGTCGAAAAGGAAGATTGGCGACAAATAATCATTAAGTACCTTCAACATGGAAGACTCCCAGATGATGTACGCCACAAGACCAAAGTTCGGCGAAGGGCTGCTCGATtcatttactataaagaaactctcttctgccgttcatttgatggtttgtttctccgttgcttaggagaggaagaggctaaacaagccttagaagaagctcattctggaatatgcggtgcacaccaatcaggtcctaagttacactataggatcaagcgaatgggttactattggcctatgatggtgcaagattccatggagtatgctaagaagtgcgaagcttgtcaatatcatgcaaacttCATCCATCAGCCACTAGAACCTCTACACCCAACTgtagcttcttggccttttgatgcatgggggcttgacgcaataggaccattaccaaaatcatctGGCGGCCATTTGTACATCTTGGCTGCAACTGATTACTTTTCGAAATGGGCAGAAGCTGTGCCTCTTAGGGAAGTAAAGAAAGTGACAGTGGTCAATTTTATCTGAACACACTTGATCTATCAGTATGGTGTCCCTCGATATATCATAACCGATAATGGCAAACCGTTTCAGAATAGGTTGATGACAGAGTTGTGCgagaaatttgcattcaaacagtacaattcttctatgtacaatgccccagcgaatggattagccgaagcctttaacaaaactcttggcagtttgttaaagaaagtggtatccaaaactaAACAAGACTGGCATGAAagaattggagaagcattatgggcaTATCGAACAACATTTCGAACGCCTACTCAAACGACCCCGTATTCTCTCGTTTATGGAGTAGAAGCTATCCTTCCCTTAGAACGCTAGATCCCATCACTACGGATCGCCATTCAAGAAGGGTTAACTAAAGAGGAAAATGCCAAGCTTAGGTTACAAGAGTTGGAGGCactggatgagaaaaggctcgaggcccaacaacgccttgaatgctatcaagctcgtttgtcaagcgcattcaataaaaaagttaaaccaCGATCATTCCAAGTTGGTGACTTAGTCCTCGTTGTTCGAAGACCTATCATCATGACTCATCGTACATGCGGTAAGTTCACCTCGAAATGGGATGGACCTTATGTTGTACAAGAAGTCTACACtaatggagcttacaagttgattgattaggagggtgtaaggatcggccccatcaatgggaagttcgtcaaacgcttctatgcttgaaaatcaagaattgctcctcggtaagagcttaaactacccactacagcactacaagggtacatgatgttttcccattacctttgaaagtgcacaaataaggagaaattaatcccactctatgtcaccatttgtgagtgtggcgtagtggttggatgcccatgtcacccttgaggccaaggtctcgggttcgattagaggtgatacccactattgtacaattggtacccatgaaatgccgtggggtgtagggcgaggatgacacacgtgagccctccctttttgtaaaaagaaacaaaaaaaaaaaaaaaaaaaacaaaacaaaagaaaaacaaagaaaaaaaaatcatcaaaaccatgaaaaaaaaaatcatcaaaaccatgaaaaaaaaatcatcaaaaccatgaaaaaaaaatcataaaaaaaaaaatttgaactacgtaatgacttgatccctctccggGGTACGTAGgtagcttagtacttttcactaagttaAGTCACATAAAATGAAGAAGGACTGCcagtctagc
This genomic stretch from Castanea sativa cultivar Marrone di Chiusa Pesio chromosome 1, ASM4071231v1 harbors:
- the LOC142634929 gene encoding uncharacterized protein LOC142634929 gives rise to the protein MKKDAHFQWDEACSNAFAHIKRYLLNPPVLGAPIPGKPLVLYIVAQERSLGALMAQENKEGKERALYYLSRTLNGAKLNYSPIEKMCLALFFAGEKLEHYMQAHTVRLIAKVDPIKYVLSKPVVSGRIARWAVLLQQYDLAYVPQKAIKGQVLADFLADHPVPSDWEFSDDFPDEDVFYIEVMPPWMMFFDGAARQERAGAGVVFVSPQREILLYSFSLSELCSNNVAEYQALLISLQMAIEIGISQLEIFGDSKLIINQILEQYDVKKEDLVPYCKYAKKLLTNFEAITLEHIPRKENRQADALANLATTLALSQEETAKVAVSQRWVVPSVIEEEKEEKQANVISVCLVEKEDWRQIIIKYLQHGRLPDDSSTPPTNEKQLRDTFQKYDSNGDGLLSKADLENAFKSLGSHMPNWRARRALNHADANGDKFISPEELNEVVKYAAKHGYVLEK